A genomic stretch from Gemmatimonadaceae bacterium includes:
- the argS gene encoding arginine--tRNA ligase, with amino-acid sequence MSSADRIRVELVAAARELGADESVDPVIERPRDPSLGDWTTNLAMTLARPLRKRPAEIAGLLRDRMHLADAAVEKVDIAGPGFMNFWLDPASIAESVRDVIAANDKFGRTDVGHGERANVEFVSANPTGPLHVGHGRQAALGDAISTLLEWTGWNVSREFYYNDAGAQIENLAASVRAWIESAQGGEMIIPEGGYHGEYIREIAERYARERGSVDGSDEGDVKDYAIAALRAEQDLDLQAFGVKFDRYFLESSLYSDGKVDETVQALNAAGMTYESDGALWLRTSQFGDDKDRVMRKSDGTYTYFLPDVAYHVTKWQRGFHRAIDVQGADHHSTTTRVRAGLQALNMGIAPDYPEYVLHQMVTVMKSGEEVKISKRAGSYVTVRDLINEVGRDAVRFFFLMRKSDSQLVFDIDVALKQSEENPVYYVQMAHARMCGIFRVGEIDRETFSADGIDLGVLREPEEQELIKALADFPQVVAAAAASLEPHRIATYLTETARLAHLWYHRHHVLGEPELIMQARLALARAAQIVIRNALGILGINAPERM; translated from the coding sequence ATGAGCTCTGCCGACCGCATTCGCGTGGAGCTCGTTGCCGCCGCCCGTGAGCTGGGCGCGGATGAATCCGTGGACCCTGTCATCGAGAGGCCGCGCGATCCCTCGCTCGGCGACTGGACGACGAACCTCGCGATGACGCTCGCGCGCCCTCTTCGCAAGCGCCCAGCCGAGATCGCCGGACTGCTGCGCGACCGCATGCATCTGGCCGATGCCGCCGTGGAGAAGGTGGACATCGCCGGACCGGGGTTCATGAATTTCTGGCTCGATCCGGCGAGCATCGCCGAGTCGGTCCGCGACGTCATTGCGGCGAACGATAAGTTCGGCCGCACCGACGTCGGGCACGGCGAGCGCGCAAATGTCGAGTTCGTGTCCGCGAATCCCACTGGCCCGCTTCACGTCGGCCACGGCAGGCAGGCGGCGCTCGGCGATGCGATCTCCACGCTCCTCGAGTGGACCGGATGGAATGTCTCGCGCGAGTTCTACTACAACGACGCCGGCGCGCAGATCGAGAATCTCGCGGCGAGCGTGCGTGCGTGGATCGAGTCTGCGCAGGGCGGTGAGATGATCATTCCCGAAGGCGGTTATCACGGGGAGTACATCCGCGAGATCGCCGAGCGGTACGCGCGCGAGCGCGGATCAGTGGATGGGAGCGACGAGGGCGACGTGAAGGACTACGCGATCGCGGCGCTCCGTGCCGAGCAGGATCTCGATCTCCAGGCCTTCGGTGTGAAGTTCGACAGGTACTTCCTCGAGTCGTCGCTTTACTCCGACGGCAAAGTGGATGAGACCGTCCAGGCTCTCAATGCCGCGGGCATGACGTACGAGTCGGATGGAGCACTCTGGCTTCGTACCAGTCAGTTCGGCGACGACAAGGACCGCGTGATGCGGAAGAGCGACGGCACCTACACGTACTTTCTCCCCGACGTCGCGTATCACGTCACCAAGTGGCAGCGCGGATTCCATCGCGCCATAGATGTGCAGGGCGCCGACCATCACAGCACTACGACGCGCGTCCGTGCCGGCCTCCAGGCGCTCAACATGGGCATCGCGCCCGACTATCCGGAGTACGTCCTTCATCAGATGGTGACGGTGATGAAGAGCGGCGAGGAGGTGAAGATCTCCAAGCGCGCAGGAAGCTACGTGACGGTGCGCGATCTGATCAACGAGGTTGGCCGCGACGCGGTTCGCTTCTTCTTCCTCATGCGGAAGAGCGATTCGCAGCTCGTTTTCGACATTGACGTGGCGCTCAAGCAGTCGGAGGAGAATCCCGTCTATTACGTGCAGATGGCGCATGCGCGGATGTGCGGCATCTTCCGCGTCGGCGAGATCGACCGTGAGACTTTCTCCGCTGACGGCATTGACCTTGGTGTGCTGCGCGAGCCCGAAGAGCAGGAGCTGATAAAGGCGCTCGCCGATTTTCCGCAGGTCGTCGCCGCTGCCGCCGCATCACTGGAGCCGCACAGGATCGCCACATATCTGACCGAGACCGCGCGCCTCGCGCATCTCTGGTATCACAGGCATCACGTGCTGGGAGAGCCCGAGCTCATCATGCAGGCCCGCCTCGCCCTCGCTCGCGCCGCCCAGATCGTCATCCGCAATGCACTCGGCATCCTCGGGATCAACGCCCCCGAGCGCATGTAG
- a CDS encoding PfkB family carbohydrate kinase — MSVLVVGSVALDSVETPFGKADDVLGGSATFFSAAASLLTPVQLVGVVGTDYPVEKLQPLADRGVDLSGLEHAEGPSFRWRGRYSHDLNSAETLETHLGVFSRFSPKIPEQFRNAPFVFLGNIDPRLQLDVLKQVERPRLVACDTMNFWIQSRRPDLIELLSHVDLVTLNDGEARQLTEKVNLVQAARWIMDCGPKHVIIKKGENGAFMFNRESIFFAPAFPLENVFDPTGAGDSFAGGFIGYLARTGDLSEANMRRAVMYGSAMGSFAVEKFSTERLMTLTREEIAARIGDLRKLVAFEEELPA; from the coding sequence ATGTCCGTACTTGTCGTCGGATCTGTAGCGCTGGACTCGGTCGAGACACCATTCGGCAAGGCCGATGACGTGCTCGGTGGATCAGCAACCTTTTTCTCCGCCGCCGCGAGCCTGCTCACGCCGGTACAGCTCGTCGGCGTCGTCGGCACGGATTATCCCGTCGAGAAGCTCCAGCCGCTGGCTGACCGCGGGGTAGATCTCTCCGGTCTCGAGCACGCGGAAGGCCCGTCGTTCAGATGGAGGGGACGCTACAGCCACGACCTCAACTCGGCGGAGACGCTCGAGACACACCTGGGTGTGTTCTCGCGCTTCAGTCCGAAGATTCCCGAGCAATTCCGCAATGCGCCGTTCGTCTTTCTCGGCAACATAGACCCGCGACTGCAGCTCGACGTGCTGAAGCAGGTCGAGCGGCCGCGCCTCGTCGCCTGCGACACGATGAATTTCTGGATACAGAGCCGCCGTCCGGATCTGATCGAGCTGCTCTCACACGTGGATCTCGTCACGCTCAATGACGGTGAAGCGCGACAGCTGACCGAAAAGGTGAACCTCGTTCAGGCCGCGAGATGGATCATGGACTGCGGGCCGAAACACGTCATCATCAAGAAGGGCGAGAACGGCGCGTTCATGTTTAACCGCGAGAGCATCTTCTTCGCCCCTGCGTTTCCTCTCGAGAACGTCTTCGATCCCACCGGAGCGGGCGATTCGTTCGCCGGCGGATTCATCGGATATCTCGCGCGCACCGGCGACCTGAGCGAAGCGAACATGAGGCGCGCGGTGATGTACGGATCGGCGATGGGATCGTTCGCCGTGGAGAAGTTCTCGACCGAGCGCCTGATGACGCTGACGCGCGAGGAGATCGCGGCACGCATCGGAGACCTGCGTAAGCTCGTGGCGTTCGAGGAGGAGCTGCCCGCTTGA
- the purM gene encoding phosphoribosylformylglycinamidine cyclo-ligase: MTADALHYRSAGVNLDASDDARSRIAKLVASTRTAGSVGAFGGFGGMFRMPAGMRSPVLVSSADGVGTKIKVAIESGRNDTVGHDLVNHCTNDILVQGARPHFFLDYVAFGRLDPVVLEAVVAGVAAGCRENECALVGGETAEMPGLYTPPDYDLAGFIVGSVEEDAVLGVSRVMTGDVLIGLESSGLHTNGYSLARKIVHERLKLGYDAAFPDMDASVADVMLAIHRSYLRALEPVLPRIHAMAHITGGGLPGNLDRALPQSLDAIIDAGSWEVPPVFTVLEAAGNVPRDEMLRVFNMGVGMVVIADRREADAIVGSARVAGVVGWVMGDVREGNGEVRIG; encoded by the coding sequence TTGACCGCCGATGCGCTCCACTACCGGAGTGCGGGCGTCAATCTCGACGCCTCTGACGACGCCAGGTCGCGAATCGCGAAGCTCGTCGCCTCGACGCGCACTGCGGGATCAGTCGGAGCGTTCGGCGGATTCGGCGGGATGTTCCGGATGCCCGCCGGGATGCGGTCTCCGGTGCTCGTGTCGAGCGCCGACGGCGTCGGTACCAAGATCAAGGTGGCGATCGAGTCAGGACGCAACGATACGGTCGGCCACGATCTCGTCAATCATTGCACGAACGACATCCTGGTCCAGGGCGCGCGGCCGCATTTCTTTCTCGATTATGTCGCATTCGGCAGGCTGGACCCGGTTGTCCTCGAAGCTGTCGTGGCGGGAGTCGCAGCCGGCTGCCGCGAGAACGAGTGTGCTCTCGTCGGCGGAGAGACGGCCGAGATGCCCGGACTTTATACGCCGCCCGATTACGACCTCGCCGGATTCATTGTCGGCTCGGTCGAGGAGGACGCCGTCCTCGGCGTCTCGCGCGTAATGACCGGTGATGTGCTCATCGGGCTCGAGAGCTCGGGACTTCATACCAACGGCTATTCACTGGCGCGGAAGATCGTTCACGAGCGGCTGAAGCTCGGCTACGACGCAGCTTTCCCGGACATGGACGCGTCCGTCGCCGACGTAATGCTGGCAATCCATCGCTCGTATCTTCGCGCGCTCGAGCCCGTGCTTCCGCGAATTCACGCGATGGCGCACATCACCGGAGGCGGACTCCCCGGTAACCTCGATCGCGCTCTTCCGCAGTCGCTCGACGCGATCATTGATGCGGGAAGCTGGGAGGTGCCACCGGTCTTCACGGTTCTCGAGGCGGCGGGGAATGTGCCGCGTGACGAAATGCTGCGCGTCTTCAACATGGGTGTCGGCATGGTTGTGATCGCTGATCGCCGCGAGGCCGACGCCATTGTTGGAAGCGCGCGCGTCGCCGGAGTGGTCGGCTGGGTCATGGGCGATGTCAGAGAGGGGAACGGTGAGGTCCGGATTGGCTGA
- the ribD gene encoding bifunctional diaminohydroxyphosphoribosylaminopyrimidine deaminase/5-amino-6-(5-phosphoribosylamino)uracil reductase RibD: MADTASMARSANVTSFGRMKPEDLDAARMDMALAIAQRGWGQTAPNPMVGAVVFNGNEKAGEGFHARFGAPHAEAMALADAGGRARGGTLYVNLEPCNHIGRTQPCTDAIIAAGIARVVAAMPDPNPVASGGAQRLRAAGIAVDFGVHEREARELNAPFIHRMTSDRPWVTLKLALSLDGAISGAHSGAHRTKGWLTNEQSRAVVQRMRANSDAIAVGAQTAIADDPKLTARTDPPPRVLPTRIVFDRSARLSPKTVLARTARDIPTLLVTSSSVTLPPALARLGVDAIPAHDLGEALRTLRERGVNSLLVEGGAGLAASFLAGGYVDRLVIFRAPVILGDGALGGFSGIAAQEPDHAPRFELIDVRALGDDVMTVYSVRRP; this comes from the coding sequence TTGGCTGACACCGCTTCCATGGCGCGCTCCGCCAACGTCACCTCCTTCGGGAGAATGAAGCCGGAAGATCTGGATGCCGCGCGCATGGACATGGCGCTGGCCATCGCGCAGCGCGGATGGGGGCAGACTGCACCGAATCCGATGGTTGGTGCGGTGGTATTCAACGGCAATGAGAAAGCCGGCGAGGGATTCCACGCCCGGTTCGGAGCTCCGCACGCCGAAGCGATGGCCCTGGCGGATGCGGGGGGTCGTGCGCGCGGCGGCACGCTCTACGTCAATCTCGAGCCGTGTAACCACATCGGCCGCACACAGCCGTGCACTGACGCGATTATCGCCGCGGGAATCGCGCGCGTCGTCGCGGCGATGCCCGATCCGAATCCCGTCGCCTCCGGTGGCGCTCAACGGCTGCGGGCGGCGGGCATCGCTGTGGACTTCGGCGTTCACGAGCGCGAGGCGCGCGAGCTGAACGCGCCGTTCATCCATCGAATGACCTCCGACCGTCCGTGGGTTACGCTCAAGCTCGCGCTTTCGCTCGACGGCGCGATCTCCGGCGCGCATTCCGGCGCGCATCGCACGAAGGGCTGGCTTACCAACGAACAGTCGCGCGCGGTGGTTCAGAGAATGAGAGCCAACTCTGATGCGATCGCGGTCGGAGCGCAAACGGCCATCGCCGACGATCCGAAACTCACCGCGCGAACCGATCCACCGCCGCGCGTGCTGCCGACGCGCATCGTGTTCGACCGCTCGGCGCGCCTTTCGCCCAAGACCGTGCTGGCGCGCACCGCACGCGACATTCCGACGCTGCTTGTCACATCGTCATCCGTCACGCTTCCGCCAGCACTCGCGCGCCTCGGCGTGGATGCCATTCCTGCGCACGACCTCGGCGAAGCGCTGAGGACGCTCAGGGAACGCGGCGTCAACTCGCTGCTCGTGGAAGGCGGAGCCGGCCTCGCCGCTTCGTTTCTTGCGGGCGGCTACGTCGATCGCCTCGTGATTTTCAGAGCGCCTGTCATACTGGGTGACGGGGCCCTGGGTGGATTTTCCGGCATCGCGGCGCAGGAGCCCGACCATGCTCCACGATTCGAATTGATCGACGTCCGCGCGCTCGGAGACGACGTGATGACGGTTTACTCCGTGAGGCGGCCGTAG
- a CDS encoding riboflavin synthase — translation MFTGLVDGVGTVSAVTGTDAGIELRIECAYDDLAPGESIAVNGVCLTVLDCGAGWFTAAAMVMTMSRTAIGDWMPGRRVNLERAMRADSRFGGHIVQGHVDGVGTVKRTARLDDTLLLDVTLDAGLAETLVLHGSVALDGVSLTVNRLDGDKLQVALIDYTLQHAALGDLKEGSRVHVETDVIGKYVQRLVAPYLNRKPPPGGPGAT, via the coding sequence ATGTTCACCGGCCTGGTGGACGGCGTCGGCACTGTCTCCGCAGTGACGGGAACCGACGCTGGAATTGAGCTCCGCATCGAATGCGCGTACGACGATCTTGCGCCTGGTGAAAGCATCGCCGTGAACGGAGTCTGTCTCACGGTGCTCGACTGTGGCGCCGGATGGTTTACCGCCGCGGCGATGGTGATGACGATGAGCCGCACCGCGATCGGGGACTGGATGCCGGGCCGCAGGGTCAACCTCGAGCGAGCGATGCGCGCCGACAGCCGATTCGGCGGCCACATCGTCCAGGGCCATGTTGACGGGGTTGGGACGGTGAAAAGGACGGCCCGCCTGGATGACACCTTGCTGCTCGATGTGACCCTCGACGCAGGCCTCGCCGAAACACTCGTTCTGCACGGCTCCGTCGCCCTCGACGGGGTCAGCCTTACCGTCAACCGCCTCGACGGTGATAAGTTGCAGGTGGCGCTCATAGACTACACCTTGCAGCACGCCGCCCTCGGCGACCTGAAAGAGGGCTCCAGGGTGCACGTCGAGACAGATGTCATCGGGAAGTACGTCCAGAGACTCGTCGCGCCGTACCTGAACCGGAAACCGCCTCCGGGCGGCCCAGGGGCAACGTAA
- a CDS encoding bifunctional 3,4-dihydroxy-2-butanone-4-phosphate synthase/GTP cyclohydrolase II — translation MQFGSVEQAIADIRAGKLILVADDEDRENEGDLICAAQLVTPELINFMIRKAGGWICLALTGERADQLQLPQQSEENTEEQRTAFTVSIDAAARFGVTTGISAQDRARTIHVAVDPATVPADLRRPGHIPPLRARDGGVLQRVGHTEAAIDLARLAGLYPAGVVCEVLNEDGTTSRRPQLEKFAAEHGLTFITVAQLVAYRLKSERLVHRVAEARLPTEFGVWRVIGYRNDVDHHEHIALVFGDIANLEESVLVRMHSKCLTGDVFHSLRCDCGWQLNTAMQMISDEGRGAIVYLDQEGRGIGLLNKLKAYELQDTGADTVEANEQLGFKPDLRNYGIGAQILLDLGLRRIRPVTNNPRKLIGLEGYGLQVDDRVAIVPEPTAENAGYLDAKRDKLGHLLAS, via the coding sequence ATGCAATTCGGAAGCGTCGAGCAGGCGATCGCCGACATCAGGGCGGGCAAGCTCATCCTCGTCGCGGATGATGAAGACCGCGAGAACGAGGGCGATCTCATCTGTGCCGCCCAGCTGGTGACGCCGGAGCTCATAAATTTCATGATCAGAAAGGCCGGCGGATGGATCTGCCTGGCCCTCACCGGCGAGCGCGCCGACCAGCTTCAGCTCCCGCAGCAGAGCGAGGAGAACACCGAGGAGCAGCGCACCGCCTTCACTGTCAGCATTGATGCCGCCGCGCGGTTCGGTGTCACGACCGGCATCAGCGCGCAGGATCGCGCCAGGACGATCCATGTTGCGGTGGATCCGGCGACTGTCCCTGCGGATCTCAGGCGGCCCGGACACATTCCGCCGCTTCGCGCGAGGGATGGCGGCGTTCTCCAGCGCGTCGGACACACCGAAGCGGCGATAGATCTGGCGAGACTCGCCGGTCTCTATCCGGCTGGAGTCGTCTGCGAGGTCCTGAACGAGGACGGCACGACATCGCGCCGTCCGCAACTCGAAAAATTCGCCGCCGAGCATGGGCTCACTTTCATCACGGTGGCTCAGCTCGTCGCGTATAGACTTAAGTCCGAGCGTCTTGTGCACCGCGTCGCCGAGGCGCGCCTGCCGACCGAATTCGGCGTGTGGCGCGTGATCGGATACCGGAACGATGTAGACCACCACGAGCACATTGCGCTGGTGTTCGGTGACATCGCCAACCTCGAGGAGAGCGTGCTCGTCCGCATGCATTCCAAGTGTCTCACCGGCGACGTCTTCCACTCGCTGCGTTGTGATTGCGGATGGCAGCTGAATACGGCGATGCAGATGATATCCGATGAAGGCCGGGGAGCGATCGTGTACCTCGACCAGGAAGGCCGCGGGATAGGTCTGCTCAACAAGCTCAAGGCCTACGAGCTCCAGGACACCGGAGCCGACACGGTCGAAGCCAACGAGCAGCTCGGCTTCAAGCCCGACCTGCGGAATTACGGGATCGGTGCTCAGATCCTTCTCGATCTGGGCCTTCGCCGCATCCGTCCGGTGACGAACAACCCGCGCAAGCTCATCGGGCTCGAGGGTTACGGCCTGCAGGTGGATGACCGTGTTGCGATCGTCCCCGAGCCGACGGCGGAGAACGCCGGTTATCTGGACGCCAAGCGCGACAAGCTCGGTCACCTGCTGGCGTCGTGA
- the ribH gene encoding 6,7-dimethyl-8-ribityllumazine synthase — MAELSGTPVGSGRRLAVVASRFNEIVTRALVDGALDALVRHGAAFDDIDVIWVPGAWELPLGVRRAMASERYDAIVALGAVIRGDTPHFDYVAGEASRGLADASRDSDIPLGFGLLTCDTMEQAMARCGGEHGNKGWDAALAALEMTDLLDQLDVTDEG, encoded by the coding sequence ATGGCTGAGCTTTCGGGAACCCCGGTCGGATCCGGCCGGCGGCTGGCCGTCGTCGCCAGCCGGTTCAATGAAATCGTCACGCGCGCTCTCGTGGATGGCGCGCTTGACGCGCTCGTCCGGCACGGCGCCGCCTTCGACGACATTGACGTCATCTGGGTGCCCGGCGCGTGGGAGCTGCCGCTCGGTGTTCGCCGCGCGATGGCGAGTGAGCGCTACGATGCTATCGTCGCGCTCGGCGCCGTTATCCGCGGTGACACTCCGCACTTCGACTATGTTGCCGGCGAAGCGTCACGCGGTCTCGCCGATGCGTCACGCGACTCCGACATCCCGCTCGGCTTCGGCCTGCTCACCTGCGACACGATGGAGCAGGCGATGGCCCGCTGCGGTGGAGAGCACGGCAACAAGGGATGGGATGCCGCCCTTGCCGCGCTCGAGATGACCGACCTGCTCGACCAGCTGGACGTGACCGATGAGGGTTGA
- the nusB gene encoding transcription antitermination factor NusB yields MRVESRGRARALQALYAWDLRAGEDLTRVALKVWDDLAVSPEERNFAGGIVRTVAASHTQLDADLMAVTDNWRLERIGAIERSVLRLGAAELHRGEAPPRVVIQEAVRLAERFGTAASARFVNGVLDAYARRAGVL; encoded by the coding sequence ATGAGGGTTGAGTCCCGCGGGCGCGCTCGCGCGTTGCAGGCCCTCTATGCGTGGGATCTTCGCGCGGGCGAGGATCTGACGCGGGTGGCGTTGAAGGTCTGGGATGACCTCGCGGTCAGCCCCGAAGAGAGAAATTTCGCCGGCGGCATCGTGCGCACGGTCGCCGCGTCGCATACGCAGCTCGACGCCGATCTCATGGCGGTCACCGACAACTGGCGTCTGGAGCGAATCGGAGCCATCGAGCGGTCCGTCCTTCGCCTCGGCGCGGCGGAGCTGCATCGCGGAGAAGCGCCCCCGCGAGTCGTCATTCAAGAGGCGGTGCGGCTTGCCGAAAGGTTCGGAACAGCCGCCAGCGCGCGCTTCGTCAATGGCGTTCTCGACGCATACGCCCGGCGGGCCGGCGTGCTGTAG
- a CDS encoding glycosyltransferase family 4 protein, whose protein sequence is MRILVVNWNDRENPFGGGAEVHLHEIFGRLAAHGHRVDLLASGWKGCSPRAFLDGIDVHRTGTRYSFQFLARRYFRERLAQQGYDVLIEDLNKIPLYTPRWSGPPVVALVHHLFGATIFREAPVPMAAAVWLAERGIPLVYRDRPFEAVSESTADDLVARGIPRESIRVIYNGIDTTFFTPSSGSRSPRPLFGYVGRLKRYKGVDLILRAFAKLDRDDARLEIAGAGDYRDELERLSAQLGVSDRVRFPGFISPEEKRSLMRRAWATVFASPKEGWGLTNLETAACGTPVIASDSPGLRESLVDGETGILVPHGDTRALAQAMGRITDSADRVEAMGSAGRRFAERFTWDQSADNTLSHLQEVVQRGTQQWK, encoded by the coding sequence GTGCGGATTCTCGTCGTCAACTGGAACGATCGGGAGAATCCGTTCGGAGGGGGTGCCGAAGTCCATCTGCATGAAATCTTCGGCCGCCTGGCTGCACACGGTCACCGGGTGGACCTGCTTGCGAGCGGTTGGAAGGGTTGCTCACCGCGCGCGTTTCTCGACGGCATAGACGTTCATCGCACGGGTACGCGGTACTCCTTCCAGTTTCTCGCCCGGCGCTACTTCCGCGAGCGACTCGCGCAGCAAGGCTACGACGTGCTCATCGAAGACCTGAACAAGATTCCCCTGTACACGCCGCGGTGGTCCGGGCCGCCTGTAGTGGCGCTTGTCCATCACCTGTTCGGAGCGACAATCTTCCGCGAGGCGCCAGTCCCGATGGCGGCCGCCGTGTGGCTTGCCGAGCGCGGCATTCCGCTGGTCTATCGCGATCGGCCGTTCGAGGCGGTGAGTGAAAGCACCGCTGATGATCTGGTCGCTCGCGGCATACCGCGAGAGAGCATCAGGGTGATATATAACGGTATTGACACGACATTCTTCACTCCGTCGTCCGGCTCGCGCTCTCCGCGGCCGCTCTTCGGATACGTGGGGCGTCTCAAGCGATACAAGGGCGTGGATCTCATCCTGCGGGCGTTCGCGAAGCTGGACCGCGACGATGCGCGGCTCGAAATTGCCGGAGCGGGGGATTATCGCGACGAGCTCGAACGGCTCTCCGCGCAACTTGGTGTGTCGGACCGCGTGCGATTTCCTGGCTTCATCTCACCGGAGGAGAAGCGGAGCCTCATGCGTCGCGCGTGGGCCACGGTTTTCGCGTCGCCCAAGGAGGGATGGGGGCTGACCAATCTGGAGACAGCAGCGTGCGGCACGCCGGTGATCGCCAGCGACTCCCCGGGCCTTCGCGAATCGCTCGTGGATGGGGAGACGGGGATTCTCGTGCCACACGGGGATACGCGGGCTCTCGCGCAGGCGATGGGCCGGATCACCGATTCCGCTGACCGCGTTGAAGCGATGGGAAGCGCGGGCAGGCGTTTTGCCGAACGGTTCACGTGGGACCAGTCGGCAGACAACACTCTATCGCACCTGCAGGAAGTGGTGCAGCGAGGCACTCAGCAGTGGAAATAA
- a CDS encoding HPF/RaiA family ribosome-associated protein codes for MEIIFHAHHANVSERMRKRAEAAVRRAGQRLARAVDAIIRFEQDGRVKRVEIVLHAPRQRDLVARGEAPFFGPAFASAMERLSSQIRTLRSTRRTAQRVPAAGKAATA; via the coding sequence GTGGAAATAATTTTTCACGCCCACCATGCGAACGTCTCCGAGCGCATGCGCAAGCGCGCCGAGGCAGCCGTGCGCCGCGCCGGACAGAGACTGGCGCGGGCGGTTGACGCGATCATTCGCTTTGAGCAAGATGGACGCGTGAAGCGAGTCGAAATTGTTCTCCACGCCCCCCGGCAGCGGGATCTTGTAGCGCGCGGCGAGGCGCCGTTCTTCGGCCCCGCCTTCGCCAGCGCCATGGAGCGATTGTCCAGCCAGATCCGGACGCTGCGCAGCACCCGCAGGACCGCTCAGCGCGTCCCAGCGGCGGGGAAGGCGGCCACCGCTTGA